acttgtTTCGTGTCTGTGCTTGCTTGATGTTAATGCAGTTCTTTTGTGCAGTGCGTTTCAgctgttgcatttgttttgggagtttgcttttgaatgtgcagcttttctgaatatgctgcaagtttttctaaatgttcgTCGTTTCAGCAGTTGCCAAGCATGTGACCCCTACCTGCCACTGTTCTTCAGGGCCTCTCTCAGAAACTCCGGAAAGTTTGTACCAACCTtcaaataagaaagaaagaaatgcttTAAAACAGAACAGTAGTTGCTGCCAGAGATATTGCATCACTGAAAATTCTATCAATTTATCTGAAGTTACTGGAGGCTACTCACTAGCCAGTTGTTAAGTGTTTATTATGATCATGAAAGAGGGGCCAGGCGTtgtgtaccgtattttccgcactataaggcgcaccggattataaggcgcaccttcaatgaatggcctattttagaactgttttcatatatagggcgcaccggattataaggcgcatagactagaacgtgtttacaactgaacaaggctgggagatattgtgaatatataaatataaatacgtataaaactacgttttatacgtagtgcattcacaataactcaacgttgttcaaacgttaatgtgcatattcacaatatctcccagcctagttcagttgtaaacacgtaaaagaaacacagtctgataccgctaattcaaacgttagtgcataactcaacattgttcagttacgtataacacgtaaagctcactttttcagttcattccccgtccacgaatccctcgaattcttcttcagtgtccgaattgaacagttgggcgagtacggcatccaacatgcccggctccctctcgtcattatccgagtcagtgtcgctgagcgccgtgtacaaccagtatggatcaaccaattaaccaattgatccatatataaggcgctccggattataaggcgcactgtcgtttttagagaaaattaaaggcttttaagtgcgccttatagtgcggaaaatacggtagttTAAACTAGACATTGCAGAACAGTCCGAATTCTCAATCCAGCTTTCAAACATGCCCCTTATCCTAGCCTTTAAGGAGTCATTAATCTTTTtagtttcatgaaaatcgtgcCACCATGAGGCCACATGACTCAGAACTTTACAGGCCTCGTTGCTATGTTAAGGTAAACGTATTTGTCAGGTTTGGAGAGAATCAGATCAGAACACACACTAACTTTATCCCTGAAACTAAGTGGCAGTGGATATTATGGTTCTGGCCTGACCGAAGCCACCACGGCAGAtcctttgtgtgaatgtgacaactttcaaatttacaaaacacattcatGACCCCTAATGGATGAACTCTATTCATTTTTGTGACCCCATGACTTTGTATATCTCAAATAGGAAATCGTGGACCAGAGGAAAGGTCATGGGGTCAATGCcactgtgttgtttgtttgtttgctttttttttataagtattATTCCTTACATATGCCACATTTAAGACCTACCATGTCTGGGGTGTCCAGTAAACGTGGATACTCTCTAACAATTTCCACAAAGCTTTAGGACCCATCGTCTCTGATCCATTTTGCCCGATGAATGGCTGTTTCCCTCATGTAGTCCGCCACTTGGTTGAGAGGCCAAATGTTGACTTCCCTTCCAGTAGAAAGGTCTGACACTGTTGAGTAAAGGGGAACAGGTAGTTTTTCATTCGAATCTTTCAAATTTGCTGGCACGTTCATGACCACTACTAAGAAAGAAGCCTTTTGATTTTGGTGACCCCATGACCTTTCCCTGAGTGCCACAAACAGGCCAAAGTTACCGTCCAAAAGTAAGGGCCTTATTACTTTAAAGAGCATCACATTTGCCTGAtcttattttttacatgttatgCTTATTGTTACAGTAAAATGTACAAGTgtgcagaacaaaaacacatgaaatattTCAACAGATTCACAATTTTCTTTCTAATTAATCTCCAATTATAGATTACTCTATTCACTAACTATATGCACATTACGTCATTTTTGCAAGTTGTAAAATAACAGGTTAACAAATTGAATTTAGTCTTTTAGGTTAGTGAGTGATAAAATCTTACCAGGCAAGACAGGATTCCTGCTTGGACAGACATCCTCGACTGCAGCGGAGTCTCACTTTATTGGTCCATTGGCCCGCTTTCTTCGGTTTCTGAGGCATCCCTCCAGGAAGCCAGTTGAGGGACAATGGCTTCGACCTTGTCTGTACCAAGCCTGCTGAAATAATAGTATATAATAATTCCTTGCGATGTTAACAGTTCAATATAACTAGCAGGGTTTTTCTTCCATTGTATGATATTGGATGGATGACCTGACTGTTACTAAGATCCACCCAAGAAAGAATAGCTTCAATCAGCATATGAACCCATTTCAAAAGAGCAAAAAGGACAGTAAGTTTTAACAGTAGAACAAAACTTTCGTCGCCTTTTCCCATGCCATCTCTGCTCTACAACAGACACTGCCAACCTAGTTTTTGTGTCAGAAGTAgggctgaaagagagagagatagagggagaaatGTATAAAGCaatttatagaaaataaatgaagggTGGGGCGTTATGTAGCTAAGGACAATTTCTCTGAGACCAAAATTCACCAAATGGCTTaatagcaaaaaaacaaaattgatttATTCCATTATTATCTTATCAATAATAATCTTGCCCATGTCggttatttcttttttgttattttttttattatgttaatGCTTTCTCCTCTGAGTGGGTTCATGCATTTACTGTCTGCTTAATAACATAACTACCACGTGTGTAGTCACGTAACTCTGGTCCATCTAATTTGCAAAATCAGGAGCAAAGTTTTAGACACAGGCTGCACCTGCCAGCGGTAAGCGCACCGTCAGATcaacagacacaaaactacAATGTGTGATAATCTGGGGTGTCTGGGTGTTGACTGGCTGCTATATTATTTagatctgtgtttgtatgtgtcatAAACGGTGGTGAAACGGATCTGGCTTGATCTGTGGTTCGTTCAGATCACCATCGACGGTCCAGGCTGCAAGTGCCTGTACCTTGCAAGGCTATTATGCTCTATcgacataaaaacacacttcacagTCAAGGTCAATCAATCATACACGTTATAATTCCCAATCAATTAGTCTGGAGCAGATTATGAAAACAGAGCACAGTCAAATGCAGACAAATGTACAATACATTTATAAACCACATAGTAGTCCAATAACTAATCATAAAAAGGTTCAGTGTCTGTAGAATAACTTGTGGCTTCCAGAGTTGTATCTTAACAGCTTATTTGTTGAAATgatctcctctccctctctagAGTTGGACATCTTCGGCCTCATCCTGTACTCTGTGCTCACCTTCATGGCTGCAGTGTCCATGCTGGTCTACATAGAGGAGTGTATCTACATCTATAGGAAAGTGCCCAACAATAAGAAGAGTGTTATCATCTGGGTGAATGGGGCAGCACCGGTAAGGATAACACAGTGGGAAACTGGGGAAAGTACACAGAAAGATACATTTACTCTAGTGTTGTTATCTCTCAAAATTCTGTCTCTTCACACAgtgatatttcttttcttttttttcctgttggtTTCAGGTGATTGGCGCCATGTCGTGTCTGGGGATGTGGATCCCCAGAGCCACCATGTTTACTGATATGTTCTCTGCCTGGTGGGtcactgtctgtctgcttctctTTTACTCACTTTTCATTTCTCACCGAgctgtgtggttttttttttttatgcccaGAGCCCTGCAGTAAAAGATCAAAGGTGTAACCTTGAACTTCATaccagaatgttttttttttttttaaagagaataaTGATACGGTTGAGCAATGTGTGGAGAACTGAtggatttcattttctttatttctctacTCAGCCTTCCTTCTAAACTCTCCTCCATGTGTACATTTCTCCTACATctttctgtagttatttttcCATCGTGGTGTTCAAGTTCCTGATCCTGAtggtggaggaggtgggtgGTGATGAGGGCTTCCTGAAACGAGCGGGGAAACATAAACTGAAGATCAGCACAgggccctgctgctgctgctgcctatGCCTTCCATATGTTGCCATCACACGGTAAATGCTCCATTGATATGTTTATGTAAAACTACAGATTTTCAATAATACCCTGGCTGTTAGCACCCTCTGAGGAGTGCTAAGCAGAATCATATGTTTAGTTTGATAACAGCGGCAACTCTCTGCCTGTCGATTTAGAAACATGATCCTATTATCTTTGgcaagagaaaaacattttttttttatatgacacATTTTGAGAATGTAGGTGTTAGCTGTACAACATATTGATATAGAAACATGAGGTCTGTcttattttaaactgtaagaTACACAATATTTCTATGATTCTCTTATAGTTATTTTTGCAAATGGTTGGGGTTCTTAAAGTCCAACTTGTTATGAAATgcctttattcttttttttgctgagaACTATATGAGAAAATGAACAACACTGTTAAATCTGTCAATTAGCCTGGCCTAGCACAAAGAATGGAAGCAGGGGGGAAAAACTAGATTTTCTCTGCACCTAAataacaaaacttaaaaaaatactcaTCATTACTTACTAatacaacaaagaaacacattttatgtaatgtgGTATGAACCCTTTTTTGTAACATTAAAGTTGTGGGAGAGCCCACTAACCTTAACTGTTAGTAATCTTGGGCTGGGTATAGTCATGccaggacctgcacaaaagtcaGGATGCAAGAAAGAACTGAGGCTAGGGCATTTGAGCACAACAATACCTTGTAAGCAAACTTCAAAAGCTGATCAGAGCCAGGGGGAGGAGGCAAATGTTGGCTAGGAGGCGAGCGCTAACACTACTGATCCAACACCTCACGTAATGATATTGTTAAATGACTTCTGTGGAGGGCCCAATCATTTCAGTGGGCGGGCCTGCCTATGTTTCttgctttaaacaaaaaaaatcttgtgaAGCGTTTGATGGCACTTGTTTCTCCAAAtaatctttttcaaattgggatttttttttttgttgttttaaccaAGCAATCAACAGCTCTTTGAACCCAGATTCCAGTTTtggtgctaagctaagctaacatagAGCGGTTAGATATGTCTGTGCAAAGAGGAATTTCCTATCTATAATCTCTCAGTGCTCTCAACAAGACAGCCAAAAAGATCGAACAAATACTTTAAACCCCTTCCTTAAGATTTTGATGCCATGTTATAGGGGCTTATAGTGGGCTTGTATAAAGTATATTTCTGTAACCCCAAATCTGTGCAACGTAGATGGTAAGTGCAAAGCGCACGTAAACCAAAACGCCACATAGTCATTGGCTGCAATGAACCTAGATTTTCCTGGAGGTCTTTGGCCTGTGAAAAGATTGTGTAACCGCACAGATTGTCTGTACATACAACATAGAATAAAGACTATACATTTCGGATGCCGGTTGAAAACACTCAAGGCCAATCAACTCTTTCAGGAGGTGGGATATGTGTATGACGTCATGCTGTCCAAACATTTCCCTTACCATCTGACTAAAGACTGGCTTCATCTGTATTATGAGTCATAGTTGATGATGTTGAAATCAAGTCCATggtcacatttatatttatgtgcaaGTCTCAACAAAATCTTCTGCATGCTGCCGTTCGGCCAAGACAAACAGATGTGCTTACTGCACACTCTGCAACGCTTAACATGCTTTAACTCAGTTTAAACATGGAAAATCCTTTTATCTAAAACCTTCCCATGCCACACAGTAATCTTAATGGGAATGATTGCCAAGATAAGACAGAAGCAGCCTCGGTCCAATGATGCAATTTCCTAGTTTCCTGTCAACAACTTTCaggatcatgtgtgtgtttcaagaAAATTGCTTCAGCTTCATTAGAAATCTGAGTGAATCCCGGAGGGACCCGTAGTGCTGTTGTTGCGCACATCAAAGCGAAGCCTGAAGCTGATGAAGGTGTACCCAAGGCCACTTTCAATTGTTCAGAAACATCCTGCAGTAATAATCGAGAAGTAGCTATTCCTGGAAATAGGGAATGCCACCGGggatttttaatgactttaaatAATACTGTAaacctgtaaacatgttgtgtccTCATCACCTTTactgtaaatcattttcttctgtTCCATAATGTAGGCGCTCCCTCTTCCTGCTCAAACTAGGCTCCTTCCAGTTTGCCCTCCTGAAGCCAGTCTTCACTATCCTTTCCATTGTCCTCTGGACCAACGGGACTTTTGACCTGGCCGATGTGAGTCGTTCGCATGGAAATGCTGAGTAGCGTCTCCTTTTGTGTTGTTGCAttcatcatttctgttttttttccccagtaaTTTACGatcatcattgtcatcatcTTTCTTCTGTAGCTATGCTGATGTTAACTAACACTAAGATATTACTGAGTCATCGTCATTCAAAATAGTCACTCTCATTGTCATGTGTAATTTAGTTGATGCTTTATGAatcttaaaaattaaaaaaaacatcatcatatTTACAATACTTTTGTTTGGTACATTACATGCCATCAGaaccagtttttatttgtggcacatacatttttttttttgcaaaatactACTTAATTAAGGCGTCTGTATTAGCTAATGAAAAATGGCTTTAGACCGAAGCCCCCCCCAAACCTCTCCATTCTTCAGTCTTTGGGACCAGCTTCTTGGTTATTTTTCATCTGCAAGCAACAAAAGGTCGTGATTTATTCCTGATTCATTCATGCATGAAATAATCATGACTCATTGAGTGTGCATAACTTCAGCATGTGTTTTGTAAActtctgtacacacacacagcatggttTAATGACAGAAAATTAGAAAAACATTACAAGTTGTAAAGATGACAATAGAAGAAGACAGTGAGACAAAGGCTGCTAAAGACaacaaggagaagaaaaacatagtTATTTAAAGAGAATTAAAACTGTACTCTGACGTTCATCTtctctccccactctctcagAATTAGTCTTCATGCTGCTTTTGCAAACGTCCTGactcttactgtgtgtgtgtgtgtgtgtgtgtgtgtgtgtgtgtgtgtgtgtgtgtgtgtgtgtgtgtgtgtgtgtgtgtgtgtgtgtgtgtgtgtgtgtgtgtgtgtgtgtgtgtgtgtgtgtgtgtgtgtgtgtgtgtgaccatgtTTCAGTTGAACATAACCGGATCTGCAATATGGATCAACCCCTTTGTCGGCATCTTGACAATCATCGCACTGTGGCCTGTAGCCATCATGTTCATAAACCTGAGGACTGCCCTGCGCACACTCAAGATCATCCCCAAGTACGCCATgtaccaggtgagacacaagaGTCGCTTTTTAAGtctgtgcgcacacacacacacacacacacacacacctgttcacacTACATGATGCACATTAACTAGAAACACTTAAATATAGAAGTATTGCTGTGCAGGTAAACATACATTTCTAACAACATGTCAGGTTATAGGGcagtcacatgttttttttttttttacaagattgTCCAGCTTTTGTTTGTAAGGttaaataatgtgtgtgtgtgtttgtttgtgtctgtgtgtgtgtgtttgtgtgtagcttGTGCTGGTCCTGAGCCAGCTGCAAACAGCCATCATCAACATCTTGGCCTTAAAGGGAACCATAGCCTGCGCGCCGCCCTTCTCCGCCGCAGCCAGAGGATACAGTGAGTCAACATCCAGCCGCGCAACCAATCTGTTCATCCGTGTGATTATCTGTTCAACCACAACAATGATTCGATCCGTTCCAACACTGATTCTTGCGTGCTACAGTTTGAGCTTTGTTTTTCGCTTGTCTTCACAGTGTTGAGTCAGCAGCTTTTGATCCTGGAGATGTTCATCATCACGCTTGTAACACGTCTGCTGTACCGTCGACAGTATGATCCTttacctgaagaagaagaagaacacgaCGACAATGAAAACACCAAAATGGCTCCAGTGCCTTGAGTCTGCTtgaaatgtgtgtgcttgtgtatgtTTGAGTGTGCGAGTGTGTCACTGTTATTCCCTGAATGTATTTGATTATgagaatatatataaataaatataaatatggatTATATGTTcatgcatgttgtgtttttatttaatgcatGCACAGTATATATACTCACACCTGTATAATTGTGCCGCTAGGTGTCAGTAGAAACTACATTCTGATAAACACTATCTGTAAGATGCAGGCTTTTTTATAGACACCTATCTGATGTATATTTACATATCAGTAGTGTAACAACAGTACGGAATTTCACTCATTCATCTCCGAAATGTGTTCTTGTTTTCAAATTACTTAGATCTGTATGTGAATGTTATACCATGCTTCACAGACTGCACTGAAGCGAATGGCTGTAGCAAACtagcctgggaaaaaaaaaacgatgacTGACACGCCTCCGTCCAATCGGGTTGCTGTTCTATataacttcctggttttaagCCAATCACCGTAAAGCAGCAACAAGCCTGCAAGTGTGGTTGTCAAGAAATTTCGATGTACGTGCTCCAAAGCCGTCGTCAAAACACTTCACTGCCGGAAGATTGGAAGCTAAAACTTCACAATAAAATGTTAGAAATGGAAAAATGTCAGTAACAGAAAGTACCGATGGACACCTGTTATATTATAAAAGCATCCTCATGCCATTTACAATTGATAGAGCCCCCCAAAATATTCAACAATAGACCTTATTTGACTTATCTAGATGGTAGACATTTACTTTATAAATTATATGATATTTGATCATAAGGAAATCTTATGAAAAAGCCTTaacaaaagatatatatatatatatcataatgagggttttttaaaacaacttaTGGACCAACAAGTCAGTAGTATACTTGTAGTAGTATACTTGTACAATTATAAGTGTATAGCCATTTAGGCAGGACTTCATGATATTTACTCATCAACAAAGGGTGGAAgatgaaggtaagagggatgttTCTATAAGTTAATTTAATAAGTTATTattaaagaaatattttaatatttcttgGTCGATAGaattgaaaatgcaaaaaaaaagaatattgtCAAAATTTACACCCACACTTCAATCTTCAAGTTTATttgttattatgtttttatttccataaTGAcacctgctttttttgtttgtttgtttttttgtagttaGCATTTTTGTTTACTGaagaaacgttttttttataagaagttaaaaaaaataaaaatatacgaCATACggcagttttattttgaaactccTATCAGGAAATGTGCGATTTGATCGGACCAGTTTTGAGATCGTTGCGCTGCTCTGAAAGCCCAACAATGCAGATACAGGAAGCCCTCTTGGTCACATATTGTTCGCATCCTTTCATCTAAACTTATGGACATTTATTCACGCTTTCGTTTCGTGTCCACCGGAGGGAAGCGGCCTGGGACACATGTGTCCGCGGATGAGAGAGGAGGACTGTCAACATAACCtgggagggggggtggaggaAGAAATGGTCGTGTTTTCATTGAGCCTCATTCTCACGTTCAGGTCCTGGCGTCGCTGTTGAACTTTTCAAAATGAGGATCTTCGCGTCTCTGCTGAAAAACACGAACCCCAAAATCGAGTATTACTCCAGATTTTCGCCGTCCCCGCTCTCCATTAAACAGTTTCTGGATTTTGGTAAGAAGCAAAGCAGGCCTGTCATCTTACAGGCTGATATGAATGTCACCCAGGGGCCTTTGTATGGAAACATTTCCCTTTTATAATAACAATGTTAAGTCTGTCTGAGGCAATCACTGAGTTGTTTTTAATAGTAGAAGTATTCTTCACAATATTTTCTATGATGAGATGTGACGTTTGAATTGTTGTTTACTTTTAGTAACCCACTTATGACCGCACAAACTGGCTCCTGCATGACACCTTGTCAATGCAGGGCTGTTTACCATGTGCAATGCATGCTGGTATTTTGATTTCAACTCTGGCTTGTATGCAAGCGAAGGATGGACACACCCGGATCATGTTAGGCAGAGTTTTATTCATCACTGAAATGTCAATATTTAGCAGCTGATTCAGTAGTCAGTGACTGTGCCAGACTGTGAAGCAAATTAGACTTGAAGTGCAAGATGACAGCCAACACTGAAGCCCTTTCCTAATCCatctgtgattaaaaaaaaaaacagggcgACTCATCTTTGTTATGTAATTCGTTCTCACAGCTGTGGCTTGGATGCTTGATGCACAGTGAGTGTGCATTGCAACACTTGCAATGCATGAAGAAACAAAGGGAGCGTCTTGTCTGCAGTAATTGTTTCGTGTCATTGGAGCAGAGGAGGGCAGACCATATTCAGAGGGGAACAAATGAGACATCATGGTGGggttgttgcagtgtgtgtggcCTTCCAAGGCTGACTCAGTATTCATCGGTTTCACTACCCAgttttatagctttttttttttttttttttactttgctgagaagagaagagaggagaggatgggaCATTGCCTTTCATTTtgctgaaaatgttcctttgcaGTGTTTGAGTAGATAAGATATCACCTTTTGGTCCCTATTTAGTAGCTGCCTGGAACTGTAGAAGTATTTTCCCCTTAATGATTCACTCTGTGTTTTAGTTTTCTCTGCTTCAGGTTTTAATGTGCTCCTTATTGAGTCCTCAGATGCACACATTATTACACCACGGTGATTCAGCTTTTCCTGTTtgaatgtgaaacaaatgtCCAACAAACTTTTCCATGACTCCCTAGTCTCTAATGGCTGTAATGTGTAATTCGTGTTTTCCTTTTATAAGTTAATGTTAGCAGATAGTAAATAAAGTCCGGGCCAAGCCAGTTGGCTGTGTTTGAGGTATCGTATTAAAGGTTGAAACTGATTACAGCTCCCAACTTCAGACTTAGATTTGAGCCCTTGCTGGTATGTTTACCTCTCTTTTAGTCACGTTGGTACATCATTTCAAAGGTTAAATCATTTTGTATGTGGCACACCGTTATCCAGTTTGCAGAAATGTCAACAGTTTGGTCGTGGTTGGTCTAAATTAAAAGAGTTTCGACGTGATAATAACAAGGATAGTACTGATAATATGACTTTTAGCAGCAAGGCAAGAGAAAACACCTTCTAAAAAAGGATCTCTGTACCAACACCTCCACATAACTAATGTCAGTATTGTCGCTTTAACAGAAaccactttcttttcttcttccaggCCGGGACAATGCCTGCGAGAAAACATCCTACATGTTCCTGCGTAAGGAGCTGCCGGTGCGGCTGGCCAACACCATGCGAGAGGTGAACCTGCTACCGGACAACCTGCTCAGCCAGCCCTCAATCAGACTGGTACAGAAGTGGTGAGACACTTTCTCTTTATTACGGCTGAGCGATAAGCGTTACCATGGACGTATTGTTTGGTAGTAAATGTTGTCTTTTGAcctttgtttgctttattaGGTACATGCAGAGCTTTGTGGAGCTGCTGGATTACGAGAACAGAAAGCCAGAGGACCCTCACGCTCTGAATGAGTAAGAGTATATTGACTTGATTAAAGAGTCATAAAATTAGTGCAATGAATTACAGGAAGTATAGCTTTGTCAGGCACCCAGCTGTTGTAAACTGTCTTTATAGCCCCCCTCTTCTAACACAGTTAATCCCCTTAGCACACACAGATCTCTGCTGACTGTACCGGTAACCCTGCGTATTTATACTACAACAATGCCTGTGTGATAAACAGCCACACACACGGAAGTATAAACACAGATAGGAGTCTGGATAATGCGGCGTGTTTACACCGAACAGTTCCAAGAACAATTTGGTTCTCtggaaatcagaaaaaaaacacttgtgtgAAGATTGAATCACCAAAACGACAAACGAATTATAGACGCGAGAAGCAGACTGGATCCAAGAAAACAGGATCCCTATCTTCAAATTGCTTTCATCAATTTTCAAGTTTAAGAAGAGTTTGTGCAAAAGATATACAGAGCAACAACCTTAGGTATGATCTCAAAATGACGTTGAAATGACAGCCAAAgtggatttattttcttcctgattacaattaaaatgtttttttgttttttttttagtttcctgGAGCTCTTGATTGAGATCCGTAACCGTCACAACGATGTGGTGCCCACCGTGGCTCAGGGAGTCATCGAGTACAAGGAGAAATTTGGCTTCGACCCTTTCATCAGCAGCAACATCCAGTATTTCCTCGACCGCTTCTACACCAACCGCATCTCTTTCCGTATGCTCATCAACCAGCACAGTGAGTATCAGAAAAAACCTGTTTGGATCACAAGCATGCCACCTGTACCTTTCACTTCTACTGACTTTcatttctgtgtctttctgAGCAGCTCTACTGTTTGGTAACGACACCAACCCTGCGCTTCCAAAACATATTGGCAGCATTGATCCAACCTGCAGTGTGGCTGAAGTTGTCAATGGTGAGTTAAAGAATCTCATGCTTGATAATAATCCAGGATTAACGCCCCCCTCCCAtatttgcttccttttttttttttccaaggaaAACATAGCAGCAACTCTGAccagaaatcaaataaatcagaGTTCATATGTGCTGCATGGCGTGTTTACATAGCGATAGTTTTCTTTTCCGCAGAATTCTGCAGCGTGGATCCAAAGCTGCACTCTCAGTGACCCAGTGAGAAAACAGATGCTACATTAGTGACCTGTTAATACCAGGAATCCAAACACGAACAATCAACATATTCTgcctgtctttttttcctgactCGTGTTGTGTTTGCTCCTCTCAGATGCCTATGACACAGCCAAGATGTTGTGTGAGAAGTACTACTTGGCAGCTCCAGAGCTGAAGATTGAAGAGTTTAACagtaagctgttttttttttgtttttttttcttgtttgtgccACATCCACTCATTTGATCCTTTATCCTGGTAATTTGCGTCCTTTCATAGCTTGTAGATGCAGCTCAGAGTCCAAATGTAGCCAAATTACAATACTGAACATCTAATTAACCTAAAAAAAGAACCAGCTTGTCgtccttttctcctcctccctttcaATCTTCCAGTGAAGGCCCCAAATAAGCCCATCCAGGTGGTGTATGTGCCCTCTCATCTGTTCCACATGCTGTTTGAGCTCTTCAAGGTAAGCAAGGGGCCAGAATCAGTGCATGCAGTCCAACCAGTCCAGCCCTCTGTAGTTGTAATTAACCCGTAATGTCACTATAATTCTGTAAGGACTTG
This is a stretch of genomic DNA from Labrus bergylta chromosome 20, fLabBer1.1, whole genome shotgun sequence. It encodes these proteins:
- the slc51a gene encoding organic solute transporter subunit alpha, yielding MSNGSNPTVDPRCMQMPPHAIDIILKLDIFGLILYSVLTFMAAVSMLVYIEECIYIYRKVPNNKKSVIIWVNGAAPVIGAMSCLGMWIPRATMFTDMFSACYFSIVVFKFLILMVEEVGGDEGFLKRAGKHKLKISTGPCCCCCLCLPYVAITRRSLFLLKLGSFQFALLKPVFTILSIVLWTNGTFDLADLNITGSAIWINPFVGILTIIALWPVAIMFINLRTALRTLKIIPKYAMYQLVLVLSQLQTAIINILALKGTIACAPPFSAAARGYMLSQQLLILEMFIITLVTRLLYRRQYDPLPEEEEEHDDNENTKMAPVP
- the pdk3a gene encoding pyruvate dehydrogenase (acetyl-transferring) kinase isozyme 3, mitochondrial, with the translated sequence MRIFASLLKNTNPKIEYYSRFSPSPLSIKQFLDFGRDNACEKTSYMFLRKELPVRLANTMREVNLLPDNLLSQPSIRLVQKWYMQSFVELLDYENRKPEDPHALNDFLELLIEIRNRHNDVVPTVAQGVIEYKEKFGFDPFISSNIQYFLDRFYTNRISFRMLINQHTLLFGNDTNPALPKHIGSIDPTCSVAEVVNDAYDTAKMLCEKYYLAAPELKIEEFNMKAPNKPIQVVYVPSHLFHMLFELFKNSMRATVELHENSEEGLPPVKAKVTLGKEDLSVKISDKGGGVPLRKIDRLFNYMYSTAPTPSLEPGAVPLAGFGYGLPISRLYARYFQGDLKLYSMEGVGTDAVIYLKALSSESFERLPVFNKSAWRHYKTSPEADDWSNPSKEPRDASKSTYKANR